Part of the Hirundo rustica isolate bHirRus1 chromosome 3, bHirRus1.pri.v3, whole genome shotgun sequence genome, TAGTGTTCCTTGCAGATCCTGTTTTTTGGCAACTGTGTTTGAAACTTAGCTGGAGCATTGTGCTGCTGGACTGCTGCTGTGTAAACGATCCCTGTGATGTtttaaaagtgctttgaaatgaaaaattgaagGAAGTTTCTTCTGCTCCATGTCAGaagctgcaggagagaaaattttTAAGTGGTCAGACATCTTTCTACACGTTCAATAGGGCTTTGGTAGTTTGCTTCAGCTGCCATGCAGTTATCTTTGTCCTGTGCTTATCCTTATTATTCTTGTTCCTTGTCTCCCCTTTTTTATGttaactggaaagaaaaggagccttGTGGGTAAATTCCCTGTGATTGTGGTGCTTGCTCCTCTCACATTattcagtttgttttctgaaactgCATATTCGGGTTATTTTAGATCATCCTTGCCTCCAAGGGTGTTCTCAACTCtattgtggtttatttttggcTGAGGTTAAAATAGTCATACAGTAAATGGtcaacaagaagaaaatgggTTGAGTTGTTATGATGGATAGTATATGGATCTATGGCTGCTGTAGGTTAAGAATTGATTTTTCTtggcaaaataaaatccacTAATGTAAGGTGGTGTAGTTACTAATACAGACCTGGATGTGATACTTCAAATAACTCAGGTGAAAAACCAACATATACGAGCCTATAAATCTGAAAAGATTCAATCTTTAAGCACATGGTTTTTGATGAACCATAGagacaaatttttcttttaatgggaAAGTTCAGAAGTTTAGAGCGAATGAAGCTCTTCTCTCAAATACCTTGTTAAGCAGCTGGTGCTGAGTAAGCCTATGTGGGAGCTTGTTGACAACTTAGGCTTTATTCTAAACAAAATTCCTTTGCAGTTCTCTTCAGTCTACATGTTATGTTGCAAATTACTTCATGGTTTCATCTGATAAGCATGATGTACTTTTGTAACTGCAAACTACCCCTTCAAAAAGAAATTGTAAGCGCGTTTGTCACCTCAAGGAAGCCAGTTTCCTGACAAATACCAAGTGCTTGGTATGTTGTGCTGGAGAAGAACTGCAGAGCTTTGTTTGTTGCTCTTTTATCCTTTGTTTGCTGCTCTTAAGGTGCTTTTACAGTGGACATAAGGATCACGTTTTTATCTGTGTCGCAGAACTAGTATTGTAAAGCCTGCACTTATTCTGGTGGTTACAAGTTCAAGTATTTGCTGATATGTATTAGGTTGTTTCCACTCTTTTTCTGTCGATGAGGCTTAGTGTTGTTACAGTTCATTCATGTCGAGTGTCAGTTGAAATGGAGAGAGCTTGGTGTGAGCTCTTCTTTGAAGGGTTTTAAGGTATGAGCTAGTTCAGTGATGGGTACAACGGTGACTCTATACACACTAGTAGTTATTGTTTCATTAATTGCACACAGCATTGAAAAAGTCAAGATCATTcattaggaaagaaaattttccatCCATACTTGGCTCGTTCCTGTAATGTTAAGACAGAGTGAGTCCTTAATCTGTTTCCTATCTAGGCCATGGGAAtactcttttgttttttcttttccccctgtgATTTAGTgatttgtgtttaaatattttgtgaataATCGTGCTCAGCTCTCCTTTTGAGAAGAAGTTTTGATGAAGTGTGTTTGGCATCATGATGGCGTTTCTCAGCTGGCTCCCAAGTCAGAGGcaggctggtggcagcagctctggaggcaACATCTTGGTTTTGTGGAAATTCAGAGGACAGGGCAACCAAACAGAAACCTATGGACTGGTAGAAAGAGACTTAAACAGTAGGGCAGCAGATCCTAGCCAGTGGTTTTACCAGCAGTTCCTTCCTCCACGCCTTCACAATTTCAGAGCTTATGGAAACTCTTTTTGAAGTCTTTGATGCTGGTGAAGGTCCCTTATGTGGATGGCCTGAGCGCACGAAGGAGTGTGGCAAAACACAGACCAGGGTCACTGGCAGTTTTGTGAACTGCTGCTGATGGCAGGTAGAGAACTGAtgagaaaaactgaatttaGTTATGCCAGTTTGTTGCACAGCAGCTCAAGAGGATCATTTCAGCGCTGTCTGCTGACAGTTTGATCGTGTAGTAGATAGAGGAACTGTCCCAATAGATTCTTTGTCACTTGCAAAACAAATGGGTTTGGGGGAtgtttctttctgatatcttaaTACAGATATTGACCCATATACGCACTTAAAAAATGAGGCATGATActgcaaaaatgaaatactTCAGAACACGAAAGCTAGCCAAGTTCTAATAAAGCTCTGTTTTCCCCTTGCACAGAAATACATTAATGTTGAAGCAGAACCAAACAATGGAACCAGACATTATTCGAATGtactcctcctcccctccaccACTTGACAATGGAGCTGATGATGACGATGAAGATGAGTTTGGAGGATTTTCTGGCGTGAGCACCGCTGGCGTGGCTTTTGCTGATTTTGATACTCCGGACTACAGTCATCCAAAGGAAGAGTTTATACCCACAAATCATTTCATCCCACTCTGTGATTATTCTGACAACGTAGCCAGCATTGCAACTTTCACATCTGTTAAAAATGGTAAAGATAAAGACTGCATTGCAGAGCTTCCTACTCATACGAAGGAGCTTTCTGATATGTCAGCCACTAGTACTATCAAAGAAAAATCTAAGTTTAGAACTTCAGGTGCTGCTTTAGAAGATGTAAACAGAAGGGGGGAACAAAGAGACAACACTGGAAAATCAGAGGGTTTTTCTTCTCATGTGGTTAGAACTGGTGTAACAGTCGAGAGCCAGGATGAGCAAATAGATGCTTGTAATGGTGAGAAGCTTCCATGTCTAGAGATTCTAACAAACGGATTTGCAGCATCAGACCCTGTAAATCCTCAGGGAACAGAAGATCTAGACAGTATTGGTGACTCAAAGGGACTGAAAACTGTTAGCACCCGTGGTACTGAGCAAAATTTGAACTCAATGCCCAGCTCAGGTGAAGATGTTGCAGATTTTGCTACTTTCTCAAACAGAACCCCAATCCATTTAGAGGGAACAGGGCCTACAATATGCAGTGTTCTTAATGAAAGAGACTCAGTGAGCATTCAGGAGAACAACAGAATAAACAGAGTAACCCATAGCGAAGAGGAGgtttgcatttcagaaattaGCTGTGAACAGGGTCCCTCAGCACTGGAATTTGCAATTTCTAGTACGTCTCAAACAACTGGAAGTTCAATATGTACTACAGAGAGTGGAGAGCACAGTGGGAGGAGAAGACAGCATCATATAGAGAATGGCAAAGATTTTAGAATGCCTGAGGATTCTTCAAAAGCAGCGGACATCAAGGTTGATAAGATCCAAAGCCTAAGCTGTGATCCTGCAGGAGAAAAGCTGGGCGGTTCCGAAGATCTCAAGAATGGTGGAAGCAGCACTGAAGCTTTAGCTTGCAGTGACAAACATGATGATGTGTTTGGGGACTTTGGTTCAGTCAGCAGTGCATCTCCCACCTTCAGGAATGCTCAAGACGCTCTAGATTCAGAAAGAACTTCTGAACAGCCTGCACATACTGGCGAACCTAAGGAGGAATTTGGTGAATTCAGGGACACGTGTACTTTTTCTCAGCAACCAGCAAATTTGGACCAAGCTGAACTAAATCAGGCTGCTGACACTTTAGAATGTGATGCTACCAGTAAAACTTCTGGACTAGACTTCCAGCGTACTACTGAGGTAGAAAATGGTGATGATACTGAATTTGGGGACTTTGATTCAGTGCCAAAACCTCAAGATGAGAGCGTCGCTTTCCAGGACTCGGACGACTTTGCGGACTTCAGTTCAGCAGGTTGTAACCAGGCTGCAGACTGGAATGCTTTTGGAGATGAACAAAAAGACAGCTGTTCTTGGGCTGCCTTTGGAGATGAGCAGGCCGGTGAATCTCATCACAGAAAAGAGACGTGGCAGTCACATAGGACAGACGTGTCCGCCGGGAGTGATGGCCCAGTGCTACACGAGACTGACAGTGTTGCTTTAGCATCTTGCCAGGGGACTATCAGTAAGCAATCCCAAGAGCTGTCACCTTCAGTTCAGGTAaggctttgtttggttttcctcGCTCTTGTTCTGCTCTTATGCTTACAGC contains:
- the AFTPH gene encoding aftiphilin isoform X1, with translation MLKQNQTMEPDIIRMYSSSPPPLDNGADDDDEDEFGGFSGVSTAGVAFADFDTPDYSHPKEEFIPTNHFIPLCDYSDNVASIATFTSVKNGKDKDCIAELPTHTKELSDMSATSTIKEKSKFRTSGAALEDVNRRGEQRDNTGKSEGFSSHVVRTGVTVESQDEQIDACNGEKLPCLEILTNGFAASDPVNPQGTEDLDSIGDSKGLKTVSTRGTEQNLNSMPSSGEDVADFATFSNRTPIHLEGTGPTICSVLNERDSVSIQENNRINRVTHSEEEVCISEISCEQGPSALEFAISSTSQTTGSSICTTESGEHSGRRRQHHIENGKDFRMPEDSSKAADIKVDKIQSLSCDPAGEKLGGSEDLKNGGSSTEALACSDKHDDVFGDFGSVSSASPTFRNAQDALDSERTSEQPAHTGEPKEEFGEFRDTCTFSQQPANLDQAELNQAADTLECDATSKTSGLDFQRTTEVENGDDTEFGDFDSVPKPQDESVAFQDSDDFADFSSAGCNQAADWNAFGDEQKDSCSWAAFGDEQAGESHHRKETWQSHRTDVSAGSDGPVLHETDSVALASCQGTISKQSQELSPSVQTTLLSRLERVFEVCFPSMPVAEIEEEISSLNHFLEAGEKQITTEETLGSTGELLDVWTELQDIHDAYGLRYQWGGSHSNKKLLCSLGIDTRNILFTGNKKQPVIVPMYAAGLGMLEPTKEPLKPISAAEKIASIGQTPPVSPEMNTCASDQFQESLPPVQFDWSSSGLTNPLDASGGSTLLNLDFFGPVDDSSSSSTTTIPGVDPELYELTTSKLETSNASSRVTDAFARLMSTVEKASTSTRKPKKEEHLSEEAAKVISSLPDLTFMHAKVLMFPATLTPSTSCQEKVD
- the AFTPH gene encoding aftiphilin isoform X3, which encodes MLKQNQTMEPDIIRMYSSSPPPLDNGADDDDEDEFGGFSGVSTAGVAFADFDTPDYSHPKEEFIPTNHFIPLCDYSDNVASIATFTSVKNGKDKDCIAELPTHTKELSDMSATSTIKEKSKFRTSGAALEDVNRRGEQRDNTGKSEGFSSHVVRTGVTVESQDEQIDACNGEKLPCLEILTNGFAASDPVNPQGTEDLDSIGDSKGLKTVSTRGTEQNLNSMPSSGEDVADFATFSNRTPIHLEGTGPTICSVLNERDSVSIQENNRINRVTHSEEEVCISEISCEQGPSALEFAISSTSQTTGSSICTTESGEHSGRRRQHHIENGKDFRMPEDSSKAADIKVDKIQSLSCDPAGEKLGGSEDLKNGGSSTEALACSDKHDDVFGDFGSVSSASPTFRNAQDALDSERTSEQPAHTGEPKEEFGEFRDTCTFSQQPANLDQAELNQAADTLECDATSKTSGLDFQRTTEVENGDDTEFGDFDSVPKPQDESVAFQDSDDFADFSSAGCNQAADWNAFGDEQKDSCSWAAFGDEQAGESHHRKETWQSHRTDVSAGSDGPVLHETDSVALASCQGTISKQSQELSPSVQTTLLSRLERVFEVCFPSMPVAEIEEEISSLNHFLEAGEKQITTEETLGSTGELLDVWTELQDIHDAYGLRYQWGGSHSNKKLLCSLGIDTRNILFTGNKKQPVIVPMYAAGLGMLEPTKEPLKPISAAEKIASIGQTPPVSPEMNTCASDQFQESLPPVQFDWSSSGLTNPLDDRNKYFYFQVASVDFLAALYMRKCALN
- the AFTPH gene encoding aftiphilin isoform X2, giving the protein MLKQNQTMEPDIIRMYSSSPPPLDNGADDDDEDEFGGFSGVSTAGVAFADFDTPDYSHPKEEFIPTNHFIPLCDYSDNVASIATFTSVKNGKDKDCIAELPTHTKELSDMSATSTIKEKSKFRTSGAALEDVNRRGEQRDNTGKSEGFSSHVVRTGVTVESQDEQIDACNGEKLPCLEILTNGFAASDPVNPQGTEDLDSIGDSKGLKTVSTRGTEQNLNSMPSSGEDVADFATFSNRTPIHLEGTGPTICSVLNERDSVSIQENNRINRVTHSEEEVCISEISCEQGPSALEFAISSTSQTTGSSICTTESGEHSGRRRQHHIENGKDFRMPEDSSKAADIKVDKIQSLSCDPAGEKLGGSEDLKNGGSSTEALACSDKHDDVFGDFGSVSSASPTFRNAQDALDSERTSEQPAHTGEPKEEFGEFRDTCTFSQQPANLDQAELNQAADTLECDATSKTSGLDFQRTTEVENGDDTEFGDFDSVPKPQDESVAFQDSDDFADFSSAGCNQAADWNAFGDEQKDSCSWAAFGDEQAGESHHRKETWQSHRTDVSAGSDGPVLHETDSVALASCQGTISKQSQELSPSVQTTLLSRLERVFEVCFPSMPVAEIEEEISSLNHFLEAGEKQITTEETLGSTGELLDVWTELQDIHDAYGLRYQWGGSHSNKKLLCSLGIDTRNILFTGNKKQPVIVPMYAAGLGMLEPTKEPLKPISAAEKIASIGQTPPVSPEMNTCASDQFQESLPPVQFDWSSSGLTNPLDGVDPELYELTTSKLETSNASSRVTDAFARLMSTVEKASTSTRKPKKEEHLSEEAAKVISSLPDLTFMHAKVLMFPATLTPSTSCQEKVD